The DNA sequence TATGATATACCGGCAAAGATGAAGGCGTTACAGTAAGAAGATACATGCATAGGAGCTTCCAAGAATAGGGCTTCCATATGTGTGGGAAGGATGCAGACATTTGACTATGCATTAGGTATTCAGGACCGGAGACGTTTGCGGTTGTGGAAATTGATGTACCGGATATTGGGGATGATGATGTGCTTGTGAGATCACCCTCACCATGATGATAGGATGGGAAATAGGATAGAGGATGGAAGGGAAGGTTGGTTTGCTGACGGAGTGGATAGGTTAAGATTTCGGCTTGTGGGGTTTGCGGGACGGTATGTTGAGCGAGTGGGATGCGGTGGTAGTCATGTGAAAGTGGTGTTGACGAGTTGGTTAGGATTTACATTATCATAAAGGGGAGTTTTTGGCAAAGGTATGGGAGTTGTACTTTCTCTGAACTATTGATAGCAGACTAATTCTTGATACCAGTGGCCCTTGATTCCTGGTACACCTCCCTCACCCTCACACTCAACCCATCCCCCATCCTAACCACCCCCAGGCCACGAAGCAACCGGAACAATCGTCCGCACCGGCGCAAACGCCACCCACTTTCCGCCCGGAACCCGCATCGCAGCCGACGCCCTCGAACCCTGCCTCACCTGTTTCCACTGCGTCCGCCGCAAACCCCAACTCTGCACCTCAGTCACCGGCTTCGGGGGCAACGTACCCGGCGGCCTAGCCCAATACTGCCGGTACCCAgcccgtctcgtcttccCCATCAGCGACCGCATCACGGACCTCGAAGCCGTCTGCATCGAGCCCGCGGCCTGCGCCCTCCACGGCATCGAGCGCATGGGCCTGGAAGTAGGAAGCCGCGTTCTGTTATTCGGATGCGGACCTACGGGTATTTTGCTCGCGCAACTGATCAAGTTGAATGGAGCAGCGCATTTGACGATTGCGAGTAAACCGGGACCGAAACTTGATTTAGCTCGCAAGATGGGTATAGCGGATACTTACATCTGCATCTCCGATGACGCTGCCGCTGACATGGCTGCCCTACATGCCGCCAACCCCCACGGTTTCGATATCGTAGTCGAAGCGACAGGTGCGCCTAGCGTCCTCGAGGCTGCAGTCGATTACGTGCGTAAAGGCGGGAAGTTAGTCGTGTATGGGGTTTACGACGAGGCGGTTAAGATCAGTTGGTCGCCGTTTCGGATTTGGGAAAGGGAGATTACGATTCTAGCGAGCTTTTGTAGTATGAGTCATATTCCGCATGTGTTGGAGTATGTTGAGGCTGGCGGGTTGAGGTTGGGGGGTATTGCGGATAGGACGTTTAGGATTGAGGAGTGGGGGGAGTGTTTGGAGGCGGTTAGGAGGCAGGAGGTTGTTAAGGCGGTTGTTGTTTTTGATTAGGGGGATGGTTGGGATTGATATGGTCTCTTCCAATGCTCATTTTGGTTGACTGCACTGCCCGTTCTGTAGCCGCTCCTCTTGGTAGCCTACACCGTATTGTACAGCTCTTGCGTCTTCTCAAACAGTCCGTCTGTCCCCATCCAAACAATACCGCATACACAAACACAGATGGAAAGACGACTCAAATGAGGTATGCAAGGGACGTGAGGAGACTGACAAATATGAAAGGTTGCAGTTTGCTAGAAGTGCCACATGAAACATGATATGTCACTTACAACGCGCTTGAATTTTTGGAGCCCATCGTTCTCCATAAGAGTATACCACGCCCGGGACCCTGCTATTGCGCCCAAAAGCCATAAAGATATCATGGTGTTTGTACACATGCTCCAGCCTCAATAGCGCCGCAAACAGATTATCCAAACAAAAGCAAAGTCCACTCTTTCTATCCGGCTCCATGCAAAAGCACATGCCCTGTTACTTGTAGGTTCCAAGACCCCTATCCCAGTCTGCACAACGCAACGCCGCTCATACGTAACCTGCCAACAACAGTCAGCCCAAAAAACTCAGACTAGCCGTCTATAGAAAAGATTATAATATACCTTTCCTCGCGCCCTGGAAGAAGAAGCGAACAATAAAGACCTGTAAGCCCGCCATGGTCATAATGAGCCCAGACTCCATCAAACTAAAGTTGAATATCCTCTTCTCGGTGCTCTTGACCGTGCTGAAATTGCGGTTCTCGCGCGTGCGGAAGTACTTTTGGTTGCGGGATATTGTGGAGAGTTGAGCCGAGAGCTTGAGGATAGATTCTTCGAGGACAGAGGTCTGTTCGGGGGAGGAACCTTGTTTGGAGGGGATTTTGGCGCGCGCGGCTTCGTTTTCGACCTGGGAAGTTGGCAGAAGTGTTAGTATGGCGTATGGATGTTGTACAGGACAGGAGCGATTGCGGGACGTACAGCGATTTCGAAATCCACCATCTTTTCGGCAAATGTGCTCATTTCGTTGCTGAAGCAGAAGCGGTATTCGCCTACGTCGTTGGCGGTGAAGACAAAATCACCCTGGCGCTCCTTGGTACCGTCGAGGATGATCTTGTCCGTGGGACCGATGACTGTGTAGTCGACATCGAATGCACCGCCAGATTGAACCTATTGGCATATTGATTAGCTTTATTCTTCTTGACGTCCAGAAAGTAGCATACAGCAAAGTAAAAGGCCAGTTTGGTCCCCTTGTTTTCCACTTGCGCATAGAAGCACGCTCTCTCGTGTGCCTCCAGCCTATATGTTAGCGCAGTGGCGTATACGACCGTAGTATATGCCAGCAATGCGCTGAGAAGTGTGAGAATTGACCGCATCGTGTTGGCTGGCGTGAGACGACTGCGTCTGTGAATTGGGTATTCGGTGTGCTGGAAGGTTACAGCTGTCGACATCCAACGTCGGCGCTAGGTTTGGCCGGTGCAGGGATGATGCGACGTGGAGGGCAGGCGCGGGAACTAACCACGGACTAGCCAATAAGAGTAAAGGTCCCCGCAAGACCGCTTCACTGGTCAAAATGCTCATCATTTTCATGTTTACTTAAAGTGTGTTGATCCTATTCCTGCTACGACTACACTGTTCGAACGCTAATCATGATCCGATGAGCACGCTACAAACATTTTCTGCAGAGCGCCAGTGCAAACCTCCACGCACTGCG is a window from the Pyrenophora tritici-repentis strain M4 chromosome 7, whole genome shotgun sequence genome containing:
- a CDS encoding EMP24-GP25L domain containing protein, which codes for MRSILTLLSALLAYTTVVYATALTYRLEAHERACFYAQVENKGTKLAFYFAVQSGGAFDVDYTVIGPTDKIILDGTKERQGDFVFTANDVGEYRFCFSNEMSTFAEKMVDFEIAVENEAARAKIPSKQGSSPEQTSVLEESILKLSAQLSTISRNQKYFRTRENRNFSTVKSTEKRIFNFSLMESGLIMTMAGLQVFIVRFFFQGARKGYV